In Deltaproteobacteria bacterium, one genomic interval encodes:
- a CDS encoding IS5/IS1182 family transposase, translating into WMNRFRRLLVRWEKREQNYEAMLHLACAWITMKLAGVFG; encoded by the coding sequence CGTGGATGAACCGATTCCGCCGGCTCCTCGTCCGCTGGGAGAAGCGCGAGCAGAACTACGAGGCAATGCTCCATCTCGCCTGTGCCTGGATCACGATGAAACTGGCTGGGGTTTTCGGATAG